A window of Ignavibacterium sp. contains these coding sequences:
- a CDS encoding ATP-binding protein — translation MNKSKNTIKSNDLTDNLNLSHLSTYTNQLKEVLPTIPEEFEDVFWWSGVKYGKDTFSIYSSNIKKVIGYSGEQIQALPEGLKSLVVREDVPAYNKAYDSLSPLRKTNFFEHNFRIKSKDNKILWLKEKVVQYKNVNGILFLKASLIDITEFKERENELLKSVEDKQNKIFTRDNFLSVLSHDLRAPFSSILGFTEVLMNDPNLNENDRNEYLNFIHDSASNQLQLINYLLDWSNMQIGRLNPAPQRIQAQSIVFNCISNLTGNAIRKNIEIKSNVPESIYIEADERLILQALTNLVSNAIKFSTEGKSVSITVDRFNQEMVEFVVIDEGVGIPESNQSKIFKFEKLFSTRGTKGEKGTGLGLSLVREIVERHGGQVWFYSKEGKGSEFHFTVPSAENSILLVENNKEDYFRFERMIKEQFPQFKVYGADNGFEAINYVLRQHPSVIISSHELPLMNGVQFIKSIIRGDKRFNTPVIALINSYDEDVIKSYQEIGVKIILTKPVDPDKLTENISLCIN, via the coding sequence AATTTGAAGATGTATTTTGGTGGAGCGGTGTAAAATATGGTAAAGATACATTCAGTATTTACTCAAGTAACATTAAAAAAGTTATTGGCTATAGTGGCGAGCAAATACAGGCATTACCTGAAGGACTTAAATCATTAGTCGTAAGAGAAGATGTTCCGGCATACAACAAAGCTTACGATTCTCTGTCTCCTTTAAGAAAAACAAATTTCTTCGAACACAATTTCAGAATTAAAAGTAAAGACAATAAAATACTTTGGCTTAAAGAAAAAGTTGTTCAGTATAAAAATGTGAACGGTATTTTGTTTCTTAAAGCATCTTTAATTGATATCACAGAATTTAAAGAAAGAGAGAACGAACTCTTAAAATCTGTAGAGGATAAACAAAATAAAATTTTTACAAGAGATAATTTTCTTTCTGTGCTTTCACACGATTTGCGTGCACCATTCTCCAGCATTCTCGGTTTTACCGAAGTATTAATGAACGATCCCAATCTTAATGAAAACGATAGGAATGAATATCTTAACTTCATTCACGATTCTGCTTCTAATCAGCTACAACTGATTAATTATCTTCTCGATTGGTCGAATATGCAAATTGGCAGGTTAAATCCTGCTCCACAAAGAATTCAGGCGCAGTCAATAGTTTTCAACTGTATCTCAAATCTTACAGGCAATGCAATCAGAAAAAATATTGAAATAAAATCCAATGTTCCCGAATCCATTTACATCGAAGCGGATGAAAGATTAATTCTGCAGGCATTAACAAACCTTGTTAGTAACGCAATAAAGTTTTCAACTGAAGGGAAATCGGTGTCAATAACAGTTGACAGATTTAATCAGGAAATGGTTGAGTTCGTTGTAATTGATGAAGGTGTTGGAATTCCCGAATCCAATCAATCCAAAATTTTCAAGTTTGAAAAGCTGTTCTCAACACGCGGAACGAAAGGGGAAAAAGGAACGGGTCTTGGTTTATCGCTCGTTCGTGAAATTGTTGAGCGACACGGTGGGCAAGTGTGGTTTTATTCGAAAGAAGGTAAAGGGAGTGAATTCCATTTTACAGTCCCGAGTGCTGAGAATAGTATTCTTCTTGTAGAAAATAATAAGGAAGATTATTTCAGATTTGAAAGAATGATTAAAGAGCAATTCCCACAATTTAAAGTCTATGGTGCTGATAATGGTTTTGAAGCGATAAATTATGTTCTGAGACAACATCCTTCGGTGATTATTTCTTCTCACGAGTTACCGTTGATGAATGGAGTTCAGTTTATTAAATCTATCATTCGTGGTGATAAGAGGTTTAATACTCCGGTTATAGCACTTATAAATTCTTATGATGAAGATGTAATTAAATCTTATCAGGAAATTGGTGTTAAAATTATTCTAACTAAACCTGTTGACCCAGATAAGCTTACTGAAAATATTTCATTGTGTATTAATTAG
- a CDS encoding HD domain-containing protein, translating into MLDQPELASLSKGDIINHFLLVKRSDLRLTKQNKEYIALELGDKSLSVQSNLWDDVKNFQNIKSNINTGTVVKVKGQLDEYQGAPQIKISEIRLAKEEDNVTPLDFIPRSHRDLDEMKTEFTNRIKKISNPHLNRLIKNIFSNERFEKYTTAPAGKLWHHSYISGLIEHTLEIIKICDLMCDIHPELNRDLLIAGAMLHDFGKIEELSFDSAFEYTDKGKLLGHIVIASMIVDEEIKKIKDFPEELKINLLHLILSHQGKLEHASPVVPKTLEAITLYHADELSAKVNAYKLTLQAEIKQNSKWTRFINLAGTDLYSHDLEDFSDLTNKTLFD; encoded by the coding sequence ATGCTTGATCAACCAGAACTAGCTTCGTTATCAAAAGGTGATATAATAAATCATTTTTTGTTAGTTAAAAGAAGTGATTTGAGATTAACCAAACAGAATAAAGAGTACATAGCATTGGAGCTGGGTGATAAATCTCTTTCAGTTCAGTCAAATCTGTGGGACGATGTAAAAAATTTCCAAAACATAAAAAGCAATATTAACACAGGTACTGTAGTTAAGGTAAAAGGTCAGCTTGATGAGTATCAGGGTGCACCACAAATAAAAATTTCGGAAATAAGACTTGCCAAAGAAGAAGATAATGTTACTCCTCTGGATTTCATTCCAAGGTCTCATCGTGATCTTGATGAGATGAAAACAGAATTCACAAACCGGATAAAAAAAATATCTAATCCTCACCTGAACAGACTTATTAAAAATATTTTTTCTAATGAAAGATTTGAAAAATACACTACTGCTCCGGCAGGAAAACTTTGGCATCATAGCTACATTAGCGGACTAATTGAACATACTCTCGAAATAATTAAGATATGTGATTTGATGTGTGACATTCATCCGGAGCTTAACAGAGATTTGTTAATTGCCGGAGCGATGTTGCACGATTTCGGTAAAATTGAAGAATTAAGTTTTGATTCAGCTTTTGAATACACGGATAAAGGAAAACTGCTTGGACATATTGTAATTGCTTCTATGATAGTTGATGAGGAAATAAAAAAAATAAAAGATTTTCCGGAAGAGCTAAAAATTAATTTGCTTCATCTGATATTAAGTCATCAGGGAAAACTTGAACACGCTTCTCCTGTTGTTCCCAAAACACTTGAAGCAATAACACTTTACCATGCCGATGAACTAAGTGCAAAAGTGAATGCATACAAATTAACTTTGCAAGCGGAAATTAAACAGAATAGTAAATGGACAAGATTTATAAATCTTGCAGGAACAGATTTATATAGTCACGATCTGGAAGATTTTTCAGATTTAACTAACAAAACCTTATTTGACTAA
- a CDS encoding tetratricopeptide repeat protein: MNPFNYKTLLLILVVFCSSLIFPQTLEELLKEGDNLVSQFENQKALEVYLKADKLFPNNYEVYWRLSRAYIDIGEHLPDKTDKEKDTQLEYYKKAFEYADKAVKMAPNQAITYVRRAIANGRIALFEGVFSAIGTVKDVKSDCEKAIQLGNGGNYVQALAHYVLGRTHLKVCEKPYLVRLPLGLGWGDTEKAVQLLETANKLRPNFRMFMLELAKAYVEEDEYTKAKDLLLKIEKAPVADEDDNKVLEEAKQLYEKIKNE; encoded by the coding sequence ATGAATCCCTTCAATTACAAAACTTTGCTGTTAATTCTTGTTGTATTTTGCTCTTCTCTGATTTTTCCACAAACATTAGAAGAGCTATTAAAAGAGGGGGACAATCTTGTATCGCAGTTCGAAAATCAAAAAGCGCTCGAAGTTTATTTAAAAGCAGATAAACTTTTCCCGAACAATTACGAAGTTTACTGGCGATTAAGCCGGGCTTATATTGATATTGGCGAACATTTACCCGATAAAACTGATAAAGAGAAGGATACTCAACTCGAATATTATAAAAAAGCATTTGAGTATGCAGATAAAGCCGTAAAGATGGCACCTAATCAGGCAATAACTTATGTAAGAAGGGCAATAGCTAATGGAAGAATTGCTCTTTTCGAAGGAGTCTTTTCTGCAATTGGAACTGTTAAAGATGTAAAGTCAGATTGTGAAAAAGCAATTCAACTTGGAAACGGTGGAAATTATGTCCAGGCATTAGCTCATTATGTATTGGGCAGGACTCATTTGAAAGTTTGTGAAAAACCTTACCTTGTTCGTCTCCCACTCGGATTAGGTTGGGGTGATACTGAAAAAGCTGTTCAACTTTTAGAAACTGCTAATAAACTGCGACCGAATTTCCGAATGTTTATGCTCGAACTTGCAAAAGCTTATGTGGAAGAAGATGAGTATACAAAAGCAAAAGATTTATTACTGAAAATTGAAAAAGCGCCGGTTGCCGACGAAGATGATAATAAAGTTTTGGAAGAAGCAAAACAACTTTACGAAAAAATTAAAAACGAATAG
- a CDS encoding NAD-dependent deacylase → MSDIKLTTDFIDKLSGSEKLVFFSGAGISAESGIPTFRGKDGIWNKLKPEELANFNAFLRNPQMVWEWYNHRKKIIHESKPNAGHIAIAEFEKYFNDVTVVTQNIDNLHRRAGSNKIYELHGNIERNYCINCRTFYNEELDFSEGVPKCKCGGLIRPDVVWFGEFLPADQLEASEKAAINSDIFFVVGTSAVVYPAAGLVYTAKRAGSYIVEVNIEETEVSSIADISFFGEAGKVLPAILENVKKLKGNI, encoded by the coding sequence ATGTCTGATATAAAATTAACAACTGATTTTATTGACAAACTATCCGGCTCTGAAAAGTTAGTATTCTTTAGTGGCGCAGGAATTTCTGCTGAGTCGGGGATTCCAACTTTTCGTGGTAAAGATGGTATCTGGAATAAACTCAAACCTGAAGAACTCGCAAACTTCAATGCCTTTTTACGAAATCCGCAAATGGTTTGGGAATGGTACAATCACAGAAAAAAAATTATACACGAATCGAAACCAAACGCCGGACATATTGCCATTGCTGAATTTGAAAAGTACTTTAATGATGTAACAGTCGTAACACAGAATATTGATAATCTTCATCGTCGTGCAGGAAGCAATAAAATTTATGAACTTCACGGAAACATTGAAAGAAATTATTGCATCAATTGCCGAACATTTTATAACGAAGAATTAGATTTTTCAGAAGGCGTTCCCAAATGTAAATGCGGAGGATTGATTCGTCCTGATGTTGTCTGGTTTGGTGAATTCCTTCCAGCTGATCAACTGGAAGCAAGTGAAAAAGCAGCAATCAATTCAGATATATTTTTTGTTGTTGGAACTTCTGCAGTAGTTTACCCTGCTGCAGGATTAGTTTATACTGCCAAACGAGCTGGTTCATACATTGTGGAAGTGAACATCGAAGAAACAGAAGTATCATCAATTGCAGACATTTCATTCTTTGGCGAAGCAGGAAAAGTATTGCCTGCAATACTTGAGAATGTAAAAAAGTTGAAAGGTAATATTTGA
- a CDS encoding FG-GAP-like repeat-containing protein, producing MLNRILVLSLLVAATVGLTYSQTKYNTREEKLQRLKQREGVKVTEVEKDIIKIEFPEGKTILKNIADYQPHATRNQPTYSPTFDSTIIDLTTIDTTLYYQKYIFWQEVPISNLQYDYLRIDDVNNNGKQELYGARKYFSSSDLAEPVTVYELNNFEIFYEIFQYDTVVHIRNIYDVNRDGKKEVHFTPSILTPYEQRFYSKPFDTSLATNLNFIFNPDLPYQLDDPTLGDFDGDQQTDLVFDKASNVYIFEYNPIINNFDSVYHFQVPDPIDLGIGGYSVGDFDLDGKTDIVFSTVRGKVFVIENEGDNQYSDVWQGSVESNNAYVHTWTNDIDKNGKPEFWVLADAYYNGIGTTRITIFETYGENSYQAVGRIDLVGIMSFYAGNMQAIDVDNNGTEEVAVCIDDNFLILKFNGSKNHHTYGVYYIKQNELNTEEEYQVYMGAIMYDLQSTDKYEILISMYHIIEGQSTIGRYLTKIYKPDSTTSVKNDEIFPSNIMLHQNYPNPFNPETNIKFSLNKTENVSIKVYDILGKEIKLLLEKTLPSGEHKIQWDGKDNEGNILPGGVYLIQMTAGNYRQTIKTVLLK from the coding sequence ATGTTAAATAGAATTTTAGTCTTAAGTTTATTAGTAGCTGCTACGGTTGGTTTAACTTACTCTCAAACAAAATATAATACGAGAGAAGAAAAACTACAGAGGTTGAAACAAAGAGAAGGAGTAAAAGTAACCGAAGTAGAAAAGGACATAATAAAAATAGAATTTCCGGAGGGCAAAACAATACTAAAGAATATTGCTGACTACCAACCACACGCGACCCGCAACCAACCTACTTACTCCCCAACCTTTGACAGCACAATAATAGACCTTACGACAATTGATACAACACTTTATTACCAGAAATACATTTTCTGGCAGGAAGTGCCTATAAGCAATTTGCAGTATGATTATTTAAGGATAGATGACGTTAATAATAATGGTAAACAAGAATTGTACGGCGCTAGAAAATATTTTTCATCTTCTGATTTGGCAGAACCTGTAACAGTTTATGAATTAAATAATTTTGAAATATTTTATGAGATATTTCAATACGATACTGTTGTACACATTCGAAATATTTATGATGTAAATCGAGACGGGAAAAAGGAAGTTCATTTTACACCCTCCATTTTGACACCATATGAACAGAGATTTTACTCAAAACCTTTTGACACATCTTTAGCAACGAACTTGAATTTTATATTTAATCCTGATCTGCCCTATCAACTCGATGATCCTACTTTGGGAGATTTTGATGGCGATCAGCAAACTGATTTAGTATTTGATAAGGCATCGAATGTTTACATCTTTGAGTATAATCCCATAATAAATAATTTTGATTCTGTTTATCACTTTCAAGTACCCGATCCAATTGACCTTGGTATAGGCGGTTATTCAGTCGGAGATTTTGACCTCGATGGAAAAACAGATATTGTATTCAGCACTGTCAGAGGAAAGGTTTTCGTAATTGAGAATGAAGGTGATAACCAATATTCCGATGTTTGGCAGGGAAGTGTAGAAAGCAATAATGCTTATGTTCATACCTGGACAAATGACATTGATAAAAACGGAAAGCCGGAGTTCTGGGTCTTAGCTGATGCTTACTATAACGGTATAGGCACAACAAGGATAACAATATTTGAAACATATGGAGAGAACAGTTATCAAGCAGTTGGAAGGATTGATCTTGTTGGGATAATGTCTTTCTATGCGGGTAATATGCAGGCAATTGATGTTGATAATAATGGAACTGAAGAGGTTGCTGTGTGCATTGATGATAATTTCCTGATTCTTAAGTTCAATGGAAGTAAAAATCATCATACTTATGGGGTTTATTACATTAAGCAAAATGAACTTAATACAGAGGAAGAATATCAGGTTTATATGGGAGCAATAATGTATGACCTGCAAAGTACTGACAAATATGAAATTCTGATTTCAATGTATCATATTATAGAGGGTCAATCAACAATTGGTAGGTATTTAACTAAAATATATAAACCTGATAGCACGACCAGTGTTAAGAATGATGAAATATTTCCATCGAATATAATGTTGCATCAAAACTACCCGAATCCTTTTAATCCTGAAACTAATATTAAGTTTAGTTTAAATAAAACAGAAAATGTTTCAATAAAAGTTTATGACATTTTAGGGAAAGAAATAAAACTGCTGTTAGAAAAAACTCTTCCATCCGGAGAACATAAAATTCAATGGGACGGGAAAGACAATGAAGGAAACATACTCCCCGGAGGTGTTTACCTCATTCAAATGACAGCCGGTAACTATCGGCAGACAATAAAAACAGTTTTATTAAAATAA
- a CDS encoding T9SS type A sorting domain-containing protein translates to MRGSDNFLRYKQYDAAPLAPQNPQLSANPGNNKVRVSWTRNNEADISFYEVWRKVAELGGVWQNIGTTTNNYFVDNDYLYAPGAGDFTLTYKIRAKDIGNHYSDFSVGVTTRAEFLGKDITAINSGEFKLMENYPNPFNPSTKISWQSPVGSWQTLKVYDVLGREVATLVDEYREAGNYEIEFNASNLPSGVYIYKLQAGEFVQNKKMLLTK, encoded by the coding sequence ATGAGAGGCAGCGATAATTTTTTAAGGTACAAACAATACGATGCAGCACCACTGGCACCACAGAACCCACAGCTAAGTGCAAATCCGGGAAATAATAAAGTAAGAGTAAGCTGGACAAGAAATAATGAAGCAGATATTTCTTTTTATGAAGTATGGAGAAAAGTTGCTGAACTGGGTGGAGTATGGCAAAACATCGGGACAACAACAAATAATTATTTTGTTGATAATGATTATTTGTATGCACCGGGTGCAGGAGATTTTACATTAACATATAAAATAAGAGCAAAAGATATAGGGAACCACTATTCAGATTTTAGTGTCGGAGTGACAACGAGAGCAGAATTTTTAGGTAAAGATATTACAGCAATAAATTCAGGAGAATTCAAATTAATGGAAAACTACCCAAACCCATTCAATCCATCAACAAAGATCAGTTGGCAGTCGCCAGTAGGCAGTTGGCAAACACTAAAAGTTTATGATGTGTTGGGAAGGGAAGTGGCCACATTAGTAGATGAGTACAGAGAAGCAGGAAATTATGAAATTGAATTTAATGCGTCAAATCTTCCAAGCGGAGTTTATATCTACAAGCTGCAAGCTGGTGAATTTGTACAAAACAAGAAAATGTTATTAACGAAATAG
- the ispD gene encoding 2-C-methyl-D-erythritol 4-phosphate cytidylyltransferase yields MSVIAIIPAGGKGLRAGNVDKKGIATPKQYLRINNKELIAYTLETFQKNKLINRIIIAAEPNYFDLLIRIINKYKFTKVKLIVEGGETRQHSVYNALLSSDANDNDLIVVHDAARALLPDAVLTNSIKVAKEKGNALVCIKAKETLIKAHKFVDDYLNRDEVYYVQTPQIFKYKDLLKAMNKAFRENFIGTDESMLVQRIGKKINIVEGSVFNFKITTPEDIELYERLVKNSNN; encoded by the coding sequence ATGAGCGTTATTGCTATTATTCCCGCTGGTGGAAAAGGTTTAAGAGCTGGCAATGTTGATAAAAAAGGCATTGCCACTCCTAAACAATATCTAAGAATCAACAACAAAGAACTGATAGCTTACACATTAGAAACCTTCCAGAAAAATAAACTGATTAATCGAATAATTATTGCCGCAGAACCAAACTATTTTGATTTACTAATAAGAATCATCAATAAATATAAATTCACTAAAGTTAAACTTATTGTTGAAGGCGGAGAAACAAGGCAACATTCGGTTTATAATGCATTACTTTCCTCAGATGCTAATGATAATGATTTAATTGTTGTACACGATGCTGCAAGGGCACTACTTCCTGATGCTGTCTTAACAAATTCTATAAAAGTTGCAAAAGAGAAAGGTAACGCACTTGTTTGTATAAAAGCAAAAGAGACTTTGATAAAGGCACATAAATTTGTTGATGATTATCTGAATCGAGACGAAGTTTATTATGTTCAGACTCCGCAGATATTCAAATACAAAGACTTGTTGAAAGCCATGAACAAAGCATTCAGAGAAAATTTCATTGGAACAGATGAATCAATGCTTGTTCAGAGAATCGGAAAGAAAATTAATATTGTTGAAGGTTCAGTATTTAATTTTAAGATAACCACACCAGAAGATATTGAGTTATATGAAAGATTGGTTAAAAATTCTAATAATTAA